In Blastococcus saxobsidens DD2, the genomic stretch CCTTGCGCCGGTCGGCCAGGATGCCGGCGTGCACGGCCGGGTGCAGGGTCTTCACCCGGCCGTCCAGGCACTCGGGGAAGCCGGTGACCTGCTCGACCGGTGTCACGGGCACCCCCGCCTCGGCGATCCGCCGCGCGGTGGCACCGGTGCTGACCAGTTCCACACCGGCCGCGGCCAGGCCCCGGGCGAGGTCCTCGATCCCGGTCTTGTCGTAGACGCCCAGCAGGGCGCGGCGGATCGGCGTGCGGTCGCTCATGGAGTGCTCTTCCTCGTCCCATCGGCGGTGACCAGCTCGGCCACTGTCTGTACCAGGAGCTCGCGCTCCACGTCCTTGATCCGCTCGTGCAGGCGCGCCTCGTCGTCCCCCGGCAGCACCGGCACCTCGCGCTGGGCCAGCACCGGCCCGGTGTCGACGCCGGCGTCCACCAGGTGCACGGTCGCCCCCGTGACGGGGACCCCGGCCGCCAGCGCGTCGCGGACCGCGGAGGCGCCGGGAAAGGCCGGCAGCAGCGCCGGATGGGTGTTGATCAGCCGTCCGGCGAACGCGGTCAGCACCGCCGGCCCGACGATCTTCATGAAGCCGGCCGAGACGACGAGGTCTGGAGCGAAGCCGGCGATCCGGGCGGCCAACGCCTCGTCCCAGGCGGCGCGGTCGGGATGGTCGCCGACGGCGCAGACGAAGGTGGCCAGCCCGCGCGCGCGGGCGTGCGCCAGACCGGGGGCGTCCCGGTCGGCACCGACCGCGACGACCGCGGCCGGGTAACCGGGGTCGCCGGTCGCCGCCAGCAGGGCCGCGCACAGCGACCCGGCACCCGAGAGCAGGACCACGAGCCGCGCCCGATGCGGAGGCTCGCCCGATGCCCCAGTCCCAGCCACGCCCACGGGCTCGACCCTATAAGGACCCCGTCGTCAGCCGAACGCCCGCCAGCGGGTCACCGCGCAGGCCGGGATCGCGATGCCGGTGGCCACGGGCGGCGCCCCGACCACCGCGAGCGCGCCGTCCCCCAACGAGCCGCCGGCCACCCAGGCGAGGACGCCGGCGACCACCCCGAGCAGGGCGCCGGCCAGCAGCCCGGCCAGCCCGGCGACGACGGAGCCGCCCGGGGAGTCGCCGGCCCAGCGCGCGAGCGTCGCGCCGGCCACCAGCCCCGCGACGGCCGGGATCACCTGGGAGGCGAAGGCGACCAGCGGGACCGCCTGGGTGTCCGGCAGCGCTGCCAGCAGCGGCAGGGCGGGCACCGCCCCCAGCGTCACGCCGTGCACCGAGACGAGCGTGCCGCTGCCGACGTAGAACCCGGGCCCGGCGGCCAGGCCCAGGACGGCGACGCCCGCGTTGGGCAGGAGCAGGATCCCCAGGCCCAGCAGCCCGACGGCCCCCGCGCCGGCGCCACCGAGGGAGCCGGACACGGCCACGTACCCCGCGGCATCGCTGCCCAGGGCCACGGCGAGCACGACCAGGCTCAACGCCAGGGCGGTGAGGGTCCCGGCCAGCACCCCACGGAGCACGGGACGCACCATCCCGGGCAGCCGGTCGAGCGCGGCGTCGGTCGAGCCGGACTCCCGGCCGGCACCCCAGCCGACGGCGATCACCGCCAGGCCGGCCGGGGCCAGCAGGGTCCGGAGCCAGCCGATGCCCGCGGTGCCGTCGTCGACGACCAGAGCCAGCAGCCCGGTCAGGACCAGGTGCAGGGCCACCACCGACCCGGCGGCCCGGGCGACGTCCCGCCCGCTCGAGCCGTCGTCGAGGACCCGGACGGCCACCCGCCCGGCCCAGGACAGCCCCCGGGCCACCAGGAGGGTCAGCAGCAGCGGCGACAGGACGAGCGGACCCGAGGGGAGCAGCAGTTCCGCACCCTGCGCGAGCAGCCACAGTCGCGCGGCGAGGGCGGCCGACGCTGCGAGCGGCATGCCGCCGGCCGGGTCGAGCGCCTGGACGACGACCAGTGCCAGGACCAGCCCGACGAGGCCGGCGGCGGTGACGGCCACCGTCGCGGCCGCGGTGAGGACGACGGAGGGAGCCGACCGCGCGGCTGCCCGGGCATCCCGCCGGGAGGGCCGGCGTGCGAGCAGGGTGACCACCTCTCCACTCTTGCAAGCTCCGCCCGGCGGATGCGGAGCACTCGCCGGAGCCGGGCGGTGCCTTTCGGCGACGCGAGGGCGGGATCAGGGGTCCGTGCGGGGACGCTCGCTCTCCGTGGCGTCGTGGCCCTCGCCGGACGCGGTCGACCCACCGGGTCCGGCGGGGTCACCCGGCCGGTCACGCTCGCGCTCCGGGGGTGGGGGCGGGGCCTGCCACGGCGGCGGGTACCCGTGCTGCCCGCCCGCGGGGCCGGGCTGCCCGGGATGGGCCTGCGGCGGGAGCGGCCCGGGACCGGGCGGGTGGGGCTGCCCGGGCGCCGGCCAGTAGGCACCGGGCTGCGGCGGGGCCGGCCGGGCCGGCCGGTCGCGCAGCTCGCGGCGCAGCGCCAGTGCCGGGACCACCGTGATCGCCACCGCCGTCAGGAAGGCGAGCAGCGCCCAGAACGAGAAGGCGTAACGCAGCGTGTCCAGCCAGGCGAACAAGGTCAGCACCAGTCCGAGCCCGGCCAGCGTCACGGTCACCGAGGACCGCGGGAAGGTCAGCGACGTCCGGACGAACCCGGGCAGCAGCGCCCACCCGGCCGCGAGCAGGAACAGCACGAACGCCGAGACCACCATTCCGTCGTCGAAGCCGCTGAAGGTGACGCCGAACGTGGCGTCACCGAACCGCCACCACGGCAGCAGGCCGAAGAGGAGGAACAGCACCGTCCCCCCGGCCACGACGTAGTCGTCACGCGTGAGCCGCTTGAGGTCGACGGAGAACTCCGCACCGCCGCCGGCCGGCCGGCCGCCCGGGTACCCCGGCGGCCCGAAGGGAGCCTGCCCGTACGGCGCCTGACCGTACGGCGGCTGGCCGTAGGGCGGCTGGCCGTACTGGGGCGGCCCGTAGGGCGGCTGCCCGTAGCCCGGATGCCCGTAGCCCGGCTGCGGGAAGGGCTGCTGGCCGTAGGGCGGCTGGCCGTACGCGGGCTGCCCGTACGGAGGAGGGCCGTAGGGCGGCTGGCCGTACGGAGGCGGCCCGTACGGAGGCGGCCCGTACGGAGGCGGCCCGTACGGAGGCGGCCCGTACGGAGGCGGCCCGTAGGGAGGCGGCCCGTAGGGAGGCTGGCCGTACGGAGGCTGGCCGTAGGGAGGCCGGCCGGGCGAGGGCTGGCCGGGCAGCTGCCCCGCTGCCGACCGCTCGGGCGCGAGGGGCTGCTCCCCCTGCCCGAGCGGCGGCTGCTGCCCGGCGGGCGGCTGAGCGCCCTCGGGCGGCTGCGGGGGCTGGCTGGCGGTCACTGGGCACTCCTCGCGGAACGGGACAGGTGCTCGTCGATCGTGGCGGTCGCGGGCACCGGGCCGCAACGGCGGGTCCCCCGGCCGGCGTCCCCCTCGCCGAGAAGCGGCACTGCCCGGCGACCGCAGGCAGCGGTCGCCGGGCAGCGTGGTGGACCCGGGACGGAGAGGGCGGCGCCCGATCAGGAGCCGACGATGTCCATGGTCGGCTTCCGCGCCCTGGTCCGCTCCTCGCTCGCTAGCGCTCGCTGCGATGCTCCCAGGGCTGTCAGCCGACGATCTCCCGCATGAGCTGCGCCGTCTCCGACGGGGTCTTGCCCACCCGCACGCCGGCGGCCTCGAGGGCCTCCTTCTTGGCCTGCGCGGTACCGGCCGAGCCGGAGACGATGGCACCGGCGTGGCCCATCGTCTTGCCCTCGGGAGCGGTGAAGCCCGCGACGTAGCCGACGACCGGCTTGGTGACGTTGGCCTTGACGAAGTCGGCCGCCCGCTCCTCGGCGTCGCCACCGATCTCGCCGATCATCACGATGGCCTCGGTCTCCGGGTCGTCCTGGAACGCCTGGAGGCAGTCGATGTGGGTGGTGCCGATGACCGGGTCGCCACCGATGCCGACGGCGGTGGAGAAACCGATGTCGCGGAGCTCGTACATCATCTGGTAGGTCAGCGTGCCGGACTTGCTGACCAGGCCGATCCTGCCCTGCTTGGTGATGTTGGCCGGGATGATGCCGGCGTTGCTCCGCCCGGGGCTGATCAGGCCGGGGCAGTTCGGGCCGATGATCCGCGTCGAGCCGCCCTGGGCGTGCGCCCAGACATAGGTCGAGTCGTGCACCGGGATGCCCTCGGTGATGACGACGGCGAGCCCGATCTGGGCGTCGACGGCCTCGATGACGGCGGCCTTGGCGAACGGCGGCGGCACGAAGATGACGCTGACGTCGGCACCGGTCTCCTTCATCGCATCGGCGACGCTGCCGAAGACGGGGACGCTGGTGCCGTCGAAGTCGACGCTGGTGCCGGCCTTGCGCGGGTTCACGCCACCGACGATGGCGGTGCCGGAGGCGAGCATGCGGGAGGTGTGCTTGCTCCCCTCGGAACCGGTCATGCCCTGGACGATGACCTTGCTGTTCTCGTTGAGGAAGATCGACATTCTGGTGTCCTGTCGGGAGTCGGGGCGGCGATCAGGCGGCGAGTTCGGCGGCTCGGCGCGCGGCGCCGTCCATCGTGTCGACCAGGGTGACCAGCGGGTGGTTGGCCTCGGCGAGGATTCGCCGGCCCTCCTCGACGTTGTTGCCGTCGAGCCGGACCACCAGCGGCTTGGTCGCCTCGTCGCCCAGGATGCCCAGGGCGGAGACGATGCCGTTCGCGACGGCGTCGCAGGAGGTGATGCCGCCGAAGACGTTGACGAAGACGCTCTTCACGGCCGGGTCGGAGAGGATGATCTCCAGGCCGTTGGCCATGACCTCGGCCGAGGCGCCACCGCCGATGTCGAGGAAGTTGGCCGGCTTGACGCCGCCGAACTCCTCACCGGCGTAGGCGACGACGTCCAGGGTGCTCATGACCAGCCCGGCGCCGTTGCCGATGATCCCGACCTCGCCCTCGAGCTTGACGTAGTTGAGGTCCTTCTCCTTGGCCGCGGCCTCGAGCGGGTCGGCAGCCGCGACGTCCTCGAGCGCGGCGTGCTCGGCGTGCCGGAAGCCGGCGTTCTCGTCGAGGGTGACCTTGGCGTCGAGGGCCAGGACGGTGCCGTCGGGCGCCTTGGCGAGGGGGTTGACCTCGACCAGGGTGGCGTCCTCCTTGGCGAAGACGTCCCACAGCTGCACGGCGATGGCGATGACCTGGTCGCGGACCTCGGGGGCGAACCCGGCGGCGTCCACGATCTCGGCGGCCTTGGCGGTGTCCACGCCGACGGAGGCGTCGATCGGGATGCGGGCCAGCGCCTCCGGGCGCTCGACGGCGAGCTGCTCGATCTCCACGCCGCCCTCGACGCTGGCCATGGCCAGGAAGGTGCGGTTGGAGCGGTCGAGCAGGTAGGAGAAGTAGTACTCCTCGGCGATGTCGCTGGCCTGGGCGACCATCACGCGGTGCGTGACGTGTCCCTTGATGTCCAGGCCCAGGATGTCCTGGGCGCGCGCCTTCGCCTCGTCGGGGTTGTCGGCGAGCTTGACGCCACCGGCCTTCCCGCGGCCGCCGGTCTTCACCTGCGCCTTGACGACGACGGTCTGCCCGATCTCGCGGGCGATCGCCTCCGCCTGCTCAGGCGTCTCGGCGACGCCACCGGGGAGCACGGGGACACCGTGCGAGGCCAACAGGTCACGGGCCTGGTACTCGAAGAGATCCACGAACAGGCACCGTAGACCGCCCGGAACCACACCGCTGCCCCGGGCGTGGATGAGAGGGGCCCGTCGTGGGCCGCATCACAGGACGGCTCACCCGTTGGCGGCACCGAACGTGCTGGTCCACCGCGCCGTCCTCGATCCGCGGAGCTCGCGAGCAGGCCACTCAGGCGCCGGCCGGCTCCCCCACGTGCGCCCGCACCCACTCGACGATGTCGGTGGTCGTGGCACCGGGCGTGAAGATGCCGGTGACGCCGATCCGCCGCAGCTCCGGCACGTCCTCCTCCGGGATGATGCCGCCGCCGAAGACGACGACGTCGTCGACCCCGCGCTCGCGCAGCAGCTCGGTGAGCCGGGCGAAGAGCGTCATGTGGGCGCCGGAGAGCACGGAGAGCCCCACGGCGTCCGCGTCCTCCTGCACCACCGTCTCCACGATCTGCTCGGGCGTCTGGTGCAGGCCGGTGTAGACGACCTCCATGCCGGCGTCGCGCAGTGCCCGCGCGACCACCTTGGCGCCACGGTCGTGCCCGTCGAGTCCCGGCTTGGCGATGACCACCCGGATGCGTTCGTCCACCACGGCACGCAGTTTAGGAGCTCCCGATCCCGGAAGTGGTGCCGGTCACGTCCGGCGACCGGCGGGTGCGCCAGGCGAACAGGGCGAGACCGAGCATCGCCAGTCCCACGACGACCAGGCCGGCGCCGGGGACGGTCCAGACCAGCTCGTCCGACGTGACCGCGTCCCGCAGGCCCACGAGCCCGGCGGAGAGCACCGCGACGGTCACCGCGAGCAGGCCGCCCACCGCGCCGAGGCGCGGCCGCAGCGACGGCGCGACGACCGAGCAGAGCAGGAGCGCACCGGCCAGCAGCAGGCCACCCAGCAGCGCCAGGCCGGGCCGCTCGAGCAGCGCCTGCGGCCCTTCCCGCGTCACGACGGTCTCCAGGCCCGTCACCGGGTCGGTCCGGACCTCGTCCGGGACTTCGGCAGCCGGCAGCGCGAGGCAGAGGACGGCGGCCACGCCGAGGAGCACGGCGGCACCGGCCAGGAGCGAGCGCACCGGCTCGAGCGCGCCGCGGTCGTCCATGACCGTCCGGCCCCAGGCGGCCATGGCCACGACACCGGCAACCACGGTGAGCCCGAGCGCGGCGACACCCAGCACCCAGCCGGCCCCCCGCTGGACCCCGCTGGTCAGGACCAGCTCCCCGGCCACCACCTCCACCCCCGGGCGCGCCGTGGAACTGCTGCCCCGGTAGATCTCGATGAGCAGCTGGCCGACCGCGAGGGCGCCGGCCACGGCGGCGTAGGCGAGCCCCAGCTTGGGGACGGCGCGACGTGCCAGGCTCGCGCCCATCGCCAGGTGGACGGCCGGGACCAGCAGGGCGACCAGTGCGCCGCCGACTCCCCGGACCTCACGGAGTTCCTCCCCACCGACGACGAGGTACGTCGGGAACGCGGCCGCGACACCGGCGAGACCGGCGAGGACGAGGAGCACGCCGCAGACCACGACCGCCGGGGGGACGGCGCCCACGACGACCTGGTCCCCGGGCGCCGCCGCCGACGGCGTCGGCGTCGCCTGGCCCGCGCCCCGGCGGGCGGTGGGTCGGGCACGGTCTGTCCCGGTGCGAGTGTCGCGGGCAGGCACGGTTCCCCCTTCGGCGGCATGGTCACGAACAGGACTCGATCGACGGCGCGACGGTGACAATCGTGTGACGCCGGACACATCGCGGCTTTACCGTCAGGTGAACGGAGCACACACCGGACCACACGCACCGGCGGAACCACCCGAGCCCGACGTCCCGCCGGACGGCTCCAGACGGGGAGAACGGCCATGCGCCCATCGAGCGAGCTGGACTCCGTTCCAGGGTGGCACACCACCGCCGACGCCGAGGTTCCGCCACGGGGTCTGCGCGCACTCTGCTCGCCCACCACGCTCGCCGGCGGGCTGACCGAGCTGGCCTGGGTGGGCGCGCACGCCCTGATGTACCCGCTGGGGGCGCGGATGGAGGCGCTGCGCCCCGACCCGCACACGCGGACCGGCGCGCAGCCGGCCGCCGTCCGGGCCCTGTTCGCCGCCGACCCGCTGGCTGCGCGGGTCCCCGTTCTGCTGGTCCACGGACTCGTCGACAACCGGTCGGTCTTCGCCGTCATGCGCCGCAGCCTGCGCAAGCGGGGCTTCACCTCTGTCTGCTCCTGGAACTACAGCCCCTTCCTCACCGGTATCGCCCGGGGCGCCGCCGACCTCGGCCGGCACATCGAGCGCCTCTGCCAGCAGACCGGCCACGACCGGGTGCACGTCGTCGGCCACAGCCTGGGTGGGCTGATCGCCCGCCACTACGTGCAGCGGCAGGGCGGTGACCGACGGATCGACGCACTGGTGACCCTGGGCACCCCGCACCGGGGCTCCGTGCTCGCCCACCTCCTGCCCACGCCGCTGATCCGCCAGCTCCGGCCGGGGTCGCCGGCGCTGCGGGAGCTCGACGAGCCGGCCCCGTACTGCCGGACCCGGGTCACCGCCGTGTACAGCGACCTCGACCAGGTGGTCCTGCCGACGCAGTCGGGACGCTGCGACCATCCCGACCTGGCCGCCCGGAACGTCCTCGTCCGGGGTGTCGGGCACATGTCCCTCCCCATCCACCGCGGGGTCCTCGACGAGGTCGCCTCCACCCTCGCCGGCGTCCGGCAGACCGCCGGCACCCGGCGACTGGCCGCCGTCGCCTGACCCGGGCGGCGCGTCCCGTCCACGCCCGCAGCCGCGGCCGAGTCGACTCGACTCCGTGACGACGTGCCTCCATCGCGACACGCAGCGTTCAGTGCTTGGTCGGGTCCTGACGCATCGTTACGGTTCGATCACGGCGCCGGTACCTACCGGCGGACGCCGACGAACCGGCGCCCCA encodes the following:
- the purN gene encoding phosphoribosylglycinamide formyltransferase gives rise to the protein MVLLSGAGSLCAALLAATGDPGYPAAVVAVGADRDAPGLAHARARGLATFVCAVGDHPDRAAWDEALAARIAGFAPDLVVSAGFMKIVGPAVLTAFAGRLINTHPALLPAFPGASAVRDALAAGVPVTGATVHLVDAGVDTGPVLAQREVPVLPGDDEARLHERIKDVERELLVQTVAELVTADGTRKSTP
- a CDS encoding DUF6350 family protein, with amino-acid sequence MVTLLARRPSRRDARAAARSAPSVVLTAAATVAVTAAGLVGLVLALVVVQALDPAGGMPLAASAALAARLWLLAQGAELLLPSGPLVLSPLLLTLLVARGLSWAGRVAVRVLDDGSSGRDVARAAGSVVALHLVLTGLLALVVDDGTAGIGWLRTLLAPAGLAVIAVGWGAGRESGSTDAALDRLPGMVRPVLRGVLAGTLTALALSLVVLAVALGSDAAGYVAVSGSLGGAGAGAVGLLGLGILLLPNAGVAVLGLAAGPGFYVGSGTLVSVHGVTLGAVPALPLLAALPDTQAVPLVAFASQVIPAVAGLVAGATLARWAGDSPGGSVVAGLAGLLAGALLGVVAGVLAWVAGGSLGDGALAVVGAPPVATGIAIPACAVTRWRAFG
- the sucD gene encoding succinate--CoA ligase subunit alpha yields the protein MSIFLNENSKVIVQGMTGSEGSKHTSRMLASGTAIVGGVNPRKAGTSVDFDGTSVPVFGSVADAMKETGADVSVIFVPPPFAKAAVIEAVDAQIGLAVVITEGIPVHDSTYVWAHAQGGSTRIIGPNCPGLISPGRSNAGIIPANITKQGRIGLVSKSGTLTYQMMYELRDIGFSTAVGIGGDPVIGTTHIDCLQAFQDDPETEAIVMIGEIGGDAEERAADFVKANVTKPVVGYVAGFTAPEGKTMGHAGAIVSGSAGTAQAKKEALEAAGVRVGKTPSETAQLMREIVG
- the sucC gene encoding ADP-forming succinate--CoA ligase subunit beta translates to MDLFEYQARDLLASHGVPVLPGGVAETPEQAEAIAREIGQTVVVKAQVKTGGRGKAGGVKLADNPDEAKARAQDILGLDIKGHVTHRVMVAQASDIAEEYYFSYLLDRSNRTFLAMASVEGGVEIEQLAVERPEALARIPIDASVGVDTAKAAEIVDAAGFAPEVRDQVIAIAVQLWDVFAKEDATLVEVNPLAKAPDGTVLALDAKVTLDENAGFRHAEHAALEDVAAADPLEAAAKEKDLNYVKLEGEVGIIGNGAGLVMSTLDVVAYAGEEFGGVKPANFLDIGGGASAEVMANGLEIILSDPAVKSVFVNVFGGITSCDAVANGIVSALGILGDEATKPLVVRLDGNNVEEGRRILAEANHPLVTLVDTMDGAARRAAELAA
- a CDS encoding cobalamin B12-binding domain-containing protein; translated protein: MVDERIRVVIAKPGLDGHDRGAKVVARALRDAGMEVVYTGLHQTPEQIVETVVQEDADAVGLSVLSGAHMTLFARLTELLRERGVDDVVVFGGGIIPEEDVPELRRIGVTGIFTPGATTTDIVEWVRAHVGEPAGA
- a CDS encoding esterase/lipase family protein, giving the protein MRPSSELDSVPGWHTTADAEVPPRGLRALCSPTTLAGGLTELAWVGAHALMYPLGARMEALRPDPHTRTGAQPAAVRALFAADPLAARVPVLLVHGLVDNRSVFAVMRRSLRKRGFTSVCSWNYSPFLTGIARGAADLGRHIERLCQQTGHDRVHVVGHSLGGLIARHYVQRQGGDRRIDALVTLGTPHRGSVLAHLLPTPLIRQLRPGSPALRELDEPAPYCRTRVTAVYSDLDQVVLPTQSGRCDHPDLAARNVLVRGVGHMSLPIHRGVLDEVASTLAGVRQTAGTRRLAAVA